In Micromonospora sp. NBC_01813, the following are encoded in one genomic region:
- a CDS encoding arginase family protein, whose translation MRRIAVLDAPSNLGLRPPTGTSVPGCAKAPGALRDHALLARLGARDAGCLTPPRYDPLDWRPGDGVCHAGSISAYSVALAGRIGAIIDAGEFPLVLGGDCSVLLGGALAMHRLGEAVGGRIGLVFVDGHSDFRHPGNASYVGAAAGEDLALVTGRGQPDLAAIEGRRPYFRDIDVVVLGIRAQDEYRLDLQAAGIVTRPVPALRAEGAARSAQWARDQLIDCAGYWVHVDVDVLDPAVMPAVDAPDPGGIAFAELELLLAELVDTPHCLGVELTVFDPDYDPDGTYAAEIVSTMVAGLRPVHRDRAPADAATTPTSPTSETTEAPAPVVEAATTPAVVEPTAEPTAEPAVEAAVEPGLPAVAALRPAVPLVPPVTLSVADRIAPRGSAKPGRLRRPAPSPRPPAADSTEPPSPPVATEAPAPSED comes from the coding sequence ATGCGCCGGATAGCCGTTCTTGACGCACCGTCGAACCTCGGTCTGCGCCCGCCGACCGGGACGTCGGTGCCCGGCTGCGCGAAAGCGCCCGGCGCACTACGCGACCACGCCCTGCTGGCCCGGCTCGGCGCCCGTGACGCCGGCTGTCTGACCCCGCCCCGGTACGACCCGCTGGACTGGCGTCCCGGTGACGGGGTCTGCCACGCCGGGTCGATCTCGGCGTACTCGGTGGCGCTCGCCGGGCGGATCGGCGCGATCATCGACGCCGGCGAGTTCCCACTGGTGCTCGGCGGTGACTGCTCGGTCCTGCTCGGCGGCGCACTCGCCATGCACCGCCTCGGTGAGGCGGTCGGCGGACGGATCGGCCTGGTCTTCGTCGACGGCCACTCCGACTTCCGGCACCCCGGCAACGCCTCCTACGTGGGGGCGGCCGCCGGCGAGGACCTGGCCCTGGTCACCGGCCGGGGCCAGCCGGACCTGGCGGCGATCGAGGGCCGTCGGCCGTACTTCCGCGACATCGACGTGGTGGTGCTCGGCATCCGCGCGCAGGACGAGTACCGGCTTGACCTGCAGGCGGCCGGGATCGTCACCCGACCGGTGCCGGCGCTGCGCGCCGAGGGCGCGGCCCGCAGCGCGCAGTGGGCCCGCGACCAGCTGATCGACTGCGCCGGCTACTGGGTGCACGTCGACGTCGACGTGCTCGACCCGGCGGTGATGCCGGCGGTCGACGCGCCGGACCCGGGTGGGATCGCCTTCGCCGAGCTGGAGCTGCTGCTCGCGGAGCTGGTCGACACCCCGCACTGTCTCGGCGTGGAACTCACCGTCTTCGACCCGGACTACGACCCGGACGGCACGTACGCCGCCGAGATCGTGTCGACCATGGTCGCCGGCCTGCGCCCGGTGCACCGGGACCGCGCTCCGGCCGACGCGGCCACGACGCCGACTTCGCCTACATCGGAGACGACGGAGGCACCGGCTCCGGTCGTCGAGGCGGCGACGACACCTGCGGTCGTCGAGCCGACCGCTGAGCCCACTGCAGAACCAGCCGTTGAGGCTGCCGTCGAGCCGGGCCTACCTGCGGTGGCGGCGCTGCGGCCCGCTGTGCCACTGGTCCCGCCGGTGACCCTGTCGGTCGCCGACCGGATCGCACCGCGTGGGTCGGCCAAGCCAGGACGGCTCCGGCGACCAGCGCCGTCCCCACGGCCGCCGGCCGCCGACTCCACCGAACCGCCGTCGCCGCCGGTGGCCACCGAAGCGCCAGCTCCGTCCGAAGACTGA
- a CDS encoding flavoprotein — MTEATPVVLLVICAAPPAARVAELAERLRNDGWDVYPVMTEAAAAWVDPESLERITGHPVKREPRGPQEPKSLPRADAIIVAPATFNTINQWAAGTNNTAALGILNEALGSGTPVIASPYAKAVLAAHPAFSRSIELLAGAGVRFTATDALRPAVPDGPFQWKAVLDLLTTHDRD, encoded by the coding sequence ATGACCGAAGCCACCCCCGTTGTCCTACTCGTCATCTGCGCCGCACCGCCGGCCGCCCGGGTCGCCGAGCTGGCTGAACGACTCCGCAACGACGGCTGGGACGTATACCCCGTCATGACCGAGGCCGCTGCCGCATGGGTTGATCCGGAATCCCTTGAGCGGATCACCGGCCACCCGGTCAAACGCGAACCACGCGGACCACAGGAGCCGAAGTCGCTGCCGAGGGCCGATGCCATCATCGTCGCACCCGCCACCTTCAACACGATCAATCAGTGGGCCGCCGGCACCAACAACACGGCGGCGTTGGGCATCCTCAACGAGGCGTTGGGGTCGGGTACGCCAGTCATCGCCTCGCCGTACGCCAAGGCGGTACTCGCCGCCCACCCGGCCTTCAGCCGCAGCATCGAGCTGCTCGCCGGTGCCGGAGTTCGCTTCACTGCCACCGACGCCCTGCGGCCGGCCGTCCCGGACGGACCGTTCCAGTGGAAAGCCGTGCTCGACCTACTGACGACGCACGATCGCGACTGA
- a CDS encoding winged helix-turn-helix domain-containing protein: MPAKPKWEKIADHLRSQIVSGELAPGDKLPSTAQLCKEHDVSAIVVRQAIFKLRTEGLIEGVQGVGVFVVDPNEAQG, translated from the coding sequence ATGCCCGCCAAGCCCAAGTGGGAGAAGATCGCCGACCACCTCCGGAGCCAGATCGTCTCCGGTGAGCTGGCACCAGGCGACAAGCTTCCGTCCACCGCTCAGCTGTGCAAGGAGCACGACGTGTCAGCCATCGTCGTACGCCAAGCAATCTTCAAGCTGCGGACCGAAGGGCTGATCGAGGGCGTGCAGGGTGTCGGCGTGTTCGTCGTCGACCCGAACGAAGCGCAGGGCTGA
- a CDS encoding penicillin-binding transpeptidase domain-containing protein, whose amino-acid sequence MRYEAARPHRQPIRRLRWSAALTAALVLTGTALTGCSSDDGPERTVDAFVDGWLAGDVSTIGFITPAGQRLPATDVGEELAALVGDLSDTPPQLRRDGEADVTADIATNSLAVEWTLPGDVRWSYTTSIRLRQAADDGWQIIWDPAIVHEQLAAGDRFQLNRLAPRRGPVLDGAGEPVVAPRDVVVIGVQPSEVVSPDALVDDLDAAFRAIRPPISPPIDLTDLPDRLAAAKPDAFVDVVTLRKEAYDQVAGRIFDLPGTRFRSEQRDLAPTREFARALLGTVDPVQRQDMETHPGRYEIGDMVGHGGLQGGYEERLRGVPGYSVQIAGTAPDGTVSADEVLFSSDARPGDPLRTTLDVATQTAADAALAGQARRSALVAVRISDGALVAVANGPDGGTENLAFTAQVPPGSTFKMVSTLGLLESGAVGPDVAVDCPKTATVDGRAFTNANGFELGRVPFRTVFAKSCNTTFANLAPELGADGLAEAGRLLGLEGEWRLGVSAFTGKVSTGGAPAERAAAAFGQGTTLVSPLAMAGATAAVARGQWRQPTLIAEPAPQSPAPDGPQLDAAAVDALRAMMRAAVTDGTAEALRDVPGEPVYGKTGTAEYDNDPANTHAWFIGWQGDVAFAVFVEQGGSGSGDAVPIAETFLRSLTTN is encoded by the coding sequence ATGCGTTACGAGGCAGCGCGCCCGCACCGCCAGCCGATCCGTCGGCTCCGCTGGTCAGCCGCGCTCACCGCGGCCCTGGTGCTCACCGGGACCGCCCTGACCGGCTGTTCGTCCGACGACGGGCCGGAACGCACCGTCGACGCCTTCGTCGACGGCTGGCTGGCCGGCGACGTGTCCACGATCGGCTTCATCACCCCGGCCGGGCAGCGACTGCCCGCCACCGACGTGGGCGAGGAGCTGGCCGCGCTGGTCGGGGACCTGTCGGACACTCCGCCGCAGCTGCGCCGCGACGGCGAAGCCGACGTCACCGCGGACATCGCGACCAACTCCCTCGCCGTCGAGTGGACGCTGCCCGGCGACGTGCGCTGGAGCTACACCACCTCGATCCGGCTGCGGCAGGCCGCCGACGACGGCTGGCAGATCATCTGGGATCCGGCCATCGTCCACGAACAGCTCGCCGCCGGCGACCGGTTCCAGCTCAACCGCCTCGCTCCGCGACGCGGGCCGGTCCTCGACGGCGCCGGGGAGCCGGTCGTCGCGCCACGCGACGTCGTCGTGATCGGCGTACAGCCCAGCGAGGTCGTCTCGCCGGATGCCCTGGTCGACGACCTCGACGCCGCGTTCCGGGCGATCCGCCCGCCGATCAGCCCGCCGATCGACCTGACCGACCTGCCGGACCGGCTCGCCGCCGCCAAGCCGGACGCCTTCGTCGACGTGGTCACCCTGCGCAAGGAGGCGTACGACCAGGTCGCCGGCCGGATCTTCGACCTGCCGGGCACCCGGTTCCGCAGCGAGCAGCGCGACCTGGCCCCCACCCGCGAGTTCGCCCGCGCGCTGCTCGGAACGGTCGACCCGGTGCAGCGCCAGGACATGGAGACCCACCCCGGCCGGTACGAGATCGGCGACATGGTCGGCCACGGCGGCCTGCAGGGCGGCTACGAGGAGCGGCTACGCGGCGTACCGGGGTATTCGGTGCAGATCGCGGGGACCGCCCCGGACGGCACGGTCTCCGCCGACGAGGTGCTGTTCAGCTCGGACGCCCGGCCCGGTGATCCGCTGCGGACCACGCTGGACGTCGCGACGCAGACCGCCGCCGACGCAGCCCTCGCCGGGCAGGCCCGCCGCAGCGCGCTGGTCGCGGTGCGGATCAGCGACGGCGCGCTGGTCGCCGTCGCGAACGGCCCCGATGGCGGTACGGAGAACCTCGCGTTCACCGCGCAGGTCCCGCCCGGATCCACCTTCAAGATGGTCAGCACGCTCGGGTTGCTCGAATCCGGCGCGGTCGGCCCGGATGTTGCCGTCGACTGCCCGAAGACCGCCACCGTCGACGGCCGGGCCTTCACCAACGCCAACGGCTTCGAGCTGGGCCGGGTGCCGTTCCGGACCGTCTTCGCGAAATCCTGCAACACGACGTTCGCCAACCTCGCGCCCGAGCTGGGCGCCGACGGGCTGGCCGAGGCGGGCCGGCTACTCGGACTGGAGGGCGAGTGGCGGCTGGGAGTCTCCGCGTTCACCGGCAAGGTCTCCACCGGTGGTGCGCCGGCCGAGCGGGCCGCCGCCGCGTTCGGCCAGGGCACCACGCTGGTCAGCCCGCTGGCGATGGCCGGGGCGACGGCAGCGGTCGCCCGTGGTCAGTGGCGGCAGCCGACGCTGATCGCGGAGCCGGCACCGCAGTCCCCGGCCCCGGACGGTCCGCAGCTGGACGCCGCCGCCGTCGACGCGCTGCGCGCCATGATGCGGGCGGCGGTCACCGACGGCACCGCCGAGGCGCTGCGGGACGTGCCGGGTGAGCCGGTGTACGGCAAGACCGGCACCGCCGAGTACGACAACGACCCGGCCAACACGCACGCCTGGTTCATCGGCTGGCAGGGCGACGTGGCGTTCGCGGTCTTCGTCGAGCAGGGCGGCTCGGGGTCCGGCGACGCGGTGCCGATCGCGGAGACCTTCCTCCGCAGCCTCACCACCAACTGA